The genomic stretch GAGGATTTCATCGGCACCGGCCCCTTCGGCGGCGGTGCGCAGGATAAAACCACCTGCTTCCTTGATGCCTTCAGCCGCCACGCAATCGCTGACCACCTTTTTCAGGCGCTCACGCTCGCCTTCGTCTTCGATCTTCAGGGAAATGCCGACATGGGCGGTGCGTGGCATATACACCAGGTAGCGCGAAGGAATCGACAACTGCGTGGTCAGACGCGCGCCCTTGGAGCCGATCGGATCCTTGGTGACTTGCACCACCAGGCTTTGCCCTTCATGCACCAGGGCGCTGATGCTCTCGACAGCCGGACCTTCGCGCAGGGAAATTTCCGAGGCATGGATAAACGCCGCACGGTCCAGGCCGATATCGACAAAGGCCGCCTGCATCCCCGGCAACACCCGGACGACCTTGCCCTTATAGATATTGCCAACGATCCCGCGCTTCTGGGTGCGCTCGACGTGCACTTCCTGCAAAACACCGTTTTCTACCACCGCCACGCGTGATTCCATCGGCGTGATATTGATCAGAATCTCTTCACTCATGGCTGGGTCTCGTTCAGGCGTTTTCACAATAGTGGCCGATCGCTTAAATGTGGCGCTGGAGTCACGCGTTCAGCGCACGGAAAGGTGTTGCCAACAGGGTATGCCGAAATGGCCCAGCAGTTCTGCTGTTTCGCAGACCGGCAGGCCAACGACTGCGGAGTAACTGCCATTGAGCCCGGCGATAAACACCGCCGCCAACCCTTGGATAGCATAGCCGCCTGCCTTGTCCTGGGGTTCCCCGCTGTGCCAGTAACTCGTTGCCTCGTGTGTTGAAACCTTGCGAAAGCGCACACGGCTGCTGACCAGGCGCGTTTCACAGCGCTGGCCATCGAGCACGGCAATGGCGGTGAGCACGTCGTGCTCACGATCAGAAAGGGCCAGTAACATGGCCAGGGCATCGGCCTGATCCACGGGTTTGCCAAGGATCCGGCCATCCAGGATGACGGCGGTATCGGCCCCCAGTACGCAGGCATTTGCACTATCGGCCAATGTCGCCAGGCCAGCGGCGGCTTTGCCACGGGCAAGGCGCTCGACGTAGGCAGCAGGCGACTCGTTGTCCAGGGGCGTTTCATCAATGGCGGCACTGACCACGGTGAACGGCACACCGATCTGGGTCAGCAGTTCACGCCGCCGAGGAGAGCCAGAGGCCAGATAAAGCGATTGCATTGCAGACTCTCCCTGCGGGTTCAATAACCAGGCAGAGCCGCGCGCCCCACTCAATTGATTTTATAGCGACGACATAACCCGCGCAGGCCAAAGCTGATCCACGGCCACAACAGCGCGCTGACCAGGGCCGGCAAGACCAGCGCCAGCGTCGGTTGGCGATTGCCGGTCAAGGCACTGAGCCATAGTTGCACCAGTTGAGCCAGGCCGAAAATCACCAGGATCACCAGGCACTGCTGCCACATCGGGAACATGCGCAGGCGCTGCTGCAACGACAGCACCAGAAAGGTAATCAGCGTGAGAATCAAGGCATTCTGGCCGAGCAACGTGCCATACATCACGTCTTCAGCCAGCCCCAGGCACATCGCGGTGACCATGCCGACCTTGTGCGGCAGGGCCAGGGACCAGAAGGCCAGGAGCAACGCCAACCAAAGCGGGCGCAGGATTTCCATGAATTGCGGCATCGGCGAAACGCTGAGCAGCATGCCGATGGCGAAGGTCAACCAGACGATCCAGCCATTGCGCGAATGAGTACCGGCCATTACTGCGCCCCCTGTCGAGTGGTTGCCGGCGCAGGTACCGCAGCCGGAGCGACCGCCGCTGGCTTGACCGGCCGTGCAGGCTGGGCCGCCGGTCTGGCGGGTGTCGCCGGGGCGGGCGCGGCAGTTGCAGCCGGCGCAGCCACGGGCGCTACCGGTGCTGCTGGCTTGGGCACGATTGCCGGAACAATCGGCGTCGTGGTGCCGTCTTGCTTGTCCTGTGCTTCCTGAGCCTGAGCGGCTTCGTTGGCGCGTTCTTCCGGTGTGCGTGTGTCGCTGAACACCAGCAACAGGTAACGACTACGATTCAGCGCAGCCGTCGGCACGGCGCGGACAATCGCGAAGGGCTGGCCGGAATCGTGGATCACTTCCTTGACTGTCGCCACGGGATAGCCCGCCGGGAAGCGCTGGCCAAGGCCGGAGCTGACCAGCAGGTCGCCTTCCTTGATGTCTGCGGTATCTGCCACATGCCGAAGTTCCAGGCGTTCCGGGTTGCCCGTACCGCTGGCAATCGCCCGCAGGCCATTGCGATTGACCTGCACCGGGATGCTGTGGGTGGTGTCGGTGAGCAGCAGAACGCGGGAGGTATAGGGCATCAACTCCACCACCTGGCCCATCAGGCCACGGGCATCGAGCACCGGCTGACCAAGGACCACGCCATCGCGCTCGCCCTTATTGATGATGATGCGGTGAGTGAAGGGGTTGGGGTCCATGCCGATCAACTCGGCCACTTCGACCTTTTCGTTGACCAACGCGGAAGAGTTGAGCAACTCACGCAGCCGAACGTTCTGCTCGGTCAGGGCCGCCAGCTTTTGCATGCGCCCCTGCAACAGCAGGTTTTCGGTCTTGAGCTTTTCGTTCTCGGCCACCAGCTCGGTACGGCTGCCAAATTGGCTGGCCACGCCTTGCCATAGCCGTTGTGGCAGGTCAGTGATCCAGTAGGACTGCATCAATACCAGCGACATCTGGCTACGCACTGGCTTGAGCAGTGTGAAGCGGGCATCGACCACCATCAGCGCGACCGATAGCACGACCAGCACCAACAAGCGCACGCCCAATGAGGGGCCTTTAGTGAAGAGCGGTTTAATAGGCCGCGCCTCCTGGGCAGATATTCTCTTTATTCATACGGCATCAAACCGGCCTGGATGCAGATTGAAGAAGATAAACGCCAACAGGCAGCACTGCAAAGTGCTGCCTGTTGGCGAAACATGGTGCAACCAACGATCTTATTCGCTGGAGAGCAGGTCCATGGTGTGTTTATCCATCATTTCCAGTGCACGACCACCGCCACGGGCAACGCAGGTCAGCGGGTCTTCGGCGACGATCACCGGCAGACCGGTTTCCTGGGCCAGCAGCTTGTCGAGGTCGCGCAACAAGGCGCCACCACCGGTCAGCACCAGACCACGCTCGGCGATATCGGAAGCCAGCTCCGGCGGCGATTGCTCCAGGGCGCTTTTTACCGCCTGAACGATGGTGGCCAGGGACTCTTGCAGAGCTTCCAGCACTTCATTGGAGTTCAGGGTAAAGGCACGCGGCACGCCTTCGGCCAGGTTGCGACCGCGAACATCGACTTCGCGCACTTCGCCACCCGGGTAAGCAGTACCGATTTCCTGCTTGATACGCTCGGCGGTGGATTCACCGATCAGGCTGCCGTAGTTACGGCGAACATAGGTGATGATCGCTTCGTCGAAACGATCGCCGCCAACCCGTACGGATTCGGCATACACCACGCCATTGAGGGAGATCAGGGCGATTTCAGTGGTACCGCCACCGATATCCACCACCATCGAACCGCGTGCTTCTTCAACCGGTAGGCCGGCACCGATGGCGGCAGCCATTGGTTCTTCGATCAGGAACACTTCGCGGGCACCGGCCCCAAGGGCCGATTCACGGATGGCACGACGCTCCACCTGGGTGGATTTGCAGGGTACGCAGATCAGCACACGGGGGCTGGGTTGCAGGAAACTGTTTTCGTGAACCTTGTTGATGAAGTACTGCAGCATCTTCTCGCAGACGCTGAAGTCGGCGATCACGCCATCTTTCATCGGGCGAATGGCGGCAATGTTGCCAGGTGTGCGGCCGAGCATGCGCTTGGCCTCGGTGCCCACGGCAACGACACTTTTCTGATTACCATGGGTCCGAATGGCCACAACCGATGGTTCATTCAGGACGATACCGCGCTCGCGCACGTAAATAAGGGTGTTGGCAGTGCCCAGGTCGATGGAAAGATCGCTGGAAAACATGCCACGCAGTTTCTTGAACATGGGAAAGGGACCCTAGGCAACGCGTGGGTAAAAAAGTGCGGCAAACTCTAACAACGACAGGGATTTTGGGCAAGGCGCCAATGTGCTAAATTGACCGACTTTCTGTGCACCTAACCCCACAATCGCGGCCTTATGACCGTAGAAATGCGGTAGTGTTCCGACAATCTAACACACGGATAGCTTCCGTTCTGTTTTCCACTGGAGAATCCCATGGCGCTTGAACGCTCCGACGTGGAAAAAATCGCTCATTTGGCCTGCCTTGGCCTCAATGAAGCCGATCTTCCACAGACCACCGCAGCCCTGAACAGCATTCTCGGGCTGGTCGACCAGATGCAAGCGGTGAATACCGACGGCATCGATCCCCTGGCTCACCCACTGGAAGCCAGCCAGCGCCTGCGCGCAGACATCGTGACCGAACGCAATAATCGCGAGGCCTACCAGTCCATCGCACCAGCGGTCGAAAACGGCCTGTACCTGGTTCCGAAAGTCATCGACTAAAGGGAAAGAGCCTTTCATGCATCAAATGACTCTGGCCGAGATCGCCCGCGGTCTCGCCGACAAAAAGTTTTCTTCCGAAGAGCTGACCAAGACCCTGCTGGCGCGTATCGCCGCACTGGATCCGAAGCTCAACAGCTTTATCAGCCTCACCGAGGAGCTGGCCCTGGGCCAGGCCAAGGCCGCCGACGCCCGTCGCGCCAACGGTGAAAGCGGCGCTCTGCTGGGGGCCCCCATTGGTCACAAGGACCTGTTCTGCACCCTGGGCATCCGCACCAGTTGCGGCTCGAAGATGCTCGACAACTTCAAGGCGCCCTATGACGCCACGGTCGTCGCCAAGCTGGCCGAAGCCGGGGCCGTGACCCTGGGCAAGACCAACATGGACGAATTCGCCATGGGCTCGGCCAACGAATCGAGCTACTACGGCGCAGTGAAAAACCCCTGGAACCTGGAGCACGTACCCGGCGGTTCGTCCGGCGGCTCGGCTGCTGCCGTTGCCGCACGCCTGCTGCCGGCCGCCACGGCTACCGATACTGGCGGCTCGATCCGCCAGCCTGCCGCGTTCACCAACCTCACCGGCCTGAAACCGACCTACGGTCGTGTTTCCCGCTGGGGCATGATTGCCTACGCCTCCAGCCTCGACCAGGGCGGCCCCCTGGCCCGCACCGCCGAAGACTGCGCAATATTGTTACAAGGCATGGCAGGCTTTGATGCAAAGGACTCCACCAGCATCGATGAGCCTGTTCCGGACTACAGCGCCAGCCTCAATACCTCGATCAAAGGCCTGCGTATCGGCGTGCCGAAAGAGTATTTCAGCGCCGGCCTCGACCCACGTATCGCCGAGCTGGTACACAACAGCGTCAAGGCGCTGGAAAAGCTCGGCGCGGTGATCAAGGAAATCAGCCTGCCGAACAACCAACACGCAATTCCGGCGTATTACGTGATCGCCCCGGCCGAAGCCTCCTCCAACCTGTCGCGCTTCGATGGCGTGCGCTTTGGCTACCGCTGTGAAGCCCCCAAAGACCTCACCGACCTGTACAAGCGCTCCCGTGGCGAAGGGTTCGGCGCAGAAGTGCAACGTCGCATCATGGTCGGCGCCTACGCGCTGTCGGCTGGCTACTACGACGCGTACTACCTCAAGGCGCAAAAAATCCGACGCCTGGTGAAGAACGACTTCATGGCAGCTTTTAATGAAGTCGACGTGATCATCGGCCCAACCACGCCGAATCCGGCCTGGAAACTCGGTGCCAAGAACGGCGACCCGGTGGCCGCGTATCTGGAAGACCTCTACACCATCACCGCCAACCTTGCGGGTTTGCCGGGCTTGTCCATGCCGGCCGGTTTCGTCGATGGCCTGCCGGTGGGCGTGCAGTTGCTGGCCCCGTATTTCCAGGAAGGCCGCTTGCTCAATGTGGCGCACCAGTATCAGCTGAATACTGACTGGCACACTCGCCCCCCAACCGGCTTCTGAGGAGAACACTATGCAATGGGAAGTTGTGATCGGGCTGGAGATTCATACCCAGCTCGCCACCCAATCGAAGATTTTCTCCGGTAGCGCCACCACGTTCGGCTCCGAACCCAACACCCAGGCCAGCCTGGTAGACCTGGGCATGCCTGGCGTACTGCCAGTACTGAACCAGGAAGCGGTGCGCATGGCGGTGATGTTCGGCTTGGCGATTGACGCCCAGATCGGCCAGCACAACGTGTTCGCCCGCAAGAATTACTTCTACCCGGACCTGCCCAAGGGCTACCAGATCAGCCAGATGGAACTGCCGATCGTCGGCAAGGGCTACCTGGATATCCCTCTGGAAGACGGCACGATCAAGCGTGTGGGCGTGACCCGCGCGCACCTGGAAGAAGACGCCGGCAAGAGCCTGCACGAAGAGTTCAACGGTGCCACCGGCATCGACCTGAACCGCGCCGGCACGCCACTGCTGGAGATCGTTTCCGAGCCGGACATGCGCAGCGCCAAGGAAGCCGTAGCCTACGTCAAGACCATTCACGCGCTGGTGCGCTACCTGGGCATCTGCGACGGCAACATGGCCGAAGGCTCCCTGCGTTGCGACTGCAACGTGTCGGTGCGGCCAAAAGGCCAGGTCGAGTACGGCACCCGCTGCGAGATCAAGAACGTCAACTCGTTCCGCTTCATCGAGAAGGCGATCAACACCGAAGTGCGTCGCCAGATCGAGCTGATCGAAGACGGCGGCAAGGTGATCCAGCAGACCCGCCTGTACGACCCGAACAAAGACGAAACCCGTGCCATGCGCAGCAAGGAGGAAGCCAACGACTACCGTTACTTCCCCGATCCGGACCTGTTGCCGGTGGTGATCGAGGATTCGTTCCTCAATGACGTGCGCGCTACCCTGCCGGAATTGCCACCGCAAAAACGCGAGCGTTTCCAGGCGCAGTTCGGCCTGTCGGTGTATGACGCCAGCGTCCTGGCGTCGAGCCGTGAGCAGGCCGACTACTTCGAAAAAGTCGTGAGCATCGCTGGCGACGCCAAGCTGGCGGCCAACTGGGTCATGGTCGAACTGGGCAGCCTGTTGAACAAACAGGGCCTGGAAATCGACGAAGCCCCGGTCTCGGCCGAGCAACTGGGCGGCATGTTGCTGCGTATCAAGGACAACACCATTTCCGGCAAAATCGCCAAGACCGTGTTTGAAGCCATGGCCAGCGGTGAAGGCAGCGCCGATGAGATCATCGACAAGCGTGGCCTCAAGCAAGTCACCGACAGCGGCGCCATCTCGGCCGTGCTTGATGAAATGCTGGCGGCCAACGCAGAGCAGGTCGAGCAGTACCGGGCGGCGGATGAAGCCAAGCGCGGCAAGATGTTTGGCTTCTTTGTAGGCCAGGCGATGAAGGCCTCCAAAGGCAAGGCCAACCCGCAACAGGTGAACGAATTGCTCAAGAGCAAGCTCGAAGGCTGATAGCAATGAATGGTCCGGGCGAGATTTCACTTGCGACTCGGACCCCATGTGGGAGCGGGCTTGCTCGCGATAGCGGAGGGTCAGTCAATGTATTTGGCGACTGAATCACCGCTATCGCGAGCAAGCCCGCTCCCACATTTGTCATGGGGACACCTTGAAAATGAAGCGTCTACTCGGCCTCTGCGCCCTGTTCTCCCTGCTCACCGGCTGCGCCAGCGGCATGATCGACCCCAACGGCTACGACGAAACCGGCACCGCGTCCTACTACGGCGCCAAGCACCACGGCAAGAAAACTGCCAGCGGTGAACCCTTCAACCAGCACGCCATGACTGCCGCCCACCGGCGCCTGCCATTCGGCACACGTGTACAGGTCACCAACCTTGCCAACGACAAATCCGTGGTGGT from Pseudomonas fluorescens encodes the following:
- a CDS encoding Maf family protein; translated protein: MQSLYLASGSPRRRELLTQIGVPFTVVSAAIDETPLDNESPAAYVERLARGKAAAGLATLADSANACVLGADTAVILDGRILGKPVDQADALAMLLALSDREHDVLTAIAVLDGQRCETRLVSSRVRFRKVSTHEATSYWHSGEPQDKAGGYAIQGLAAVFIAGLNGSYSAVVGLPVCETAELLGHFGIPCWQHLSVR
- the mreD gene encoding rod shape-determining protein MreD produces the protein MAGTHSRNGWIVWLTFAIGMLLSVSPMPQFMEILRPLWLALLLAFWSLALPHKVGMVTAMCLGLAEDVMYGTLLGQNALILTLITFLVLSLQQRLRMFPMWQQCLVILVIFGLAQLVQLWLSALTGNRQPTLALVLPALVSALLWPWISFGLRGLCRRYKIN
- the mreC gene encoding rod shape-determining protein MreC — its product is MKPLFTKGPSLGVRLLVLVVLSVALMVVDARFTLLKPVRSQMSLVLMQSYWITDLPQRLWQGVASQFGSRTELVAENEKLKTENLLLQGRMQKLAALTEQNVRLRELLNSSALVNEKVEVAELIGMDPNPFTHRIIINKGERDGVVLGQPVLDARGLMGQVVELMPYTSRVLLLTDTTHSIPVQVNRNGLRAIASGTGNPERLELRHVADTADIKEGDLLVSSGLGQRFPAGYPVATVKEVIHDSGQPFAIVRAVPTAALNRSRYLLLVFSDTRTPEERANEAAQAQEAQDKQDGTTTPIVPAIVPKPAAPVAPVAAPAATAAPAPATPARPAAQPARPVKPAAVAPAAVPAPATTRQGAQ
- the mreB gene encoding rod shape-determining protein MreB, with translation MFKKLRGMFSSDLSIDLGTANTLIYVRERGIVLNEPSVVAIRTHGNQKSVVAVGTEAKRMLGRTPGNIAAIRPMKDGVIADFSVCEKMLQYFINKVHENSFLQPSPRVLICVPCKSTQVERRAIRESALGAGAREVFLIEEPMAAAIGAGLPVEEARGSMVVDIGGGTTEIALISLNGVVYAESVRVGGDRFDEAIITYVRRNYGSLIGESTAERIKQEIGTAYPGGEVREVDVRGRNLAEGVPRAFTLNSNEVLEALQESLATIVQAVKSALEQSPPELASDIAERGLVLTGGGALLRDLDKLLAQETGLPVIVAEDPLTCVARGGGRALEMMDKHTMDLLSSE
- the gatC gene encoding Asp-tRNA(Asn)/Glu-tRNA(Gln) amidotransferase subunit GatC; this translates as MALERSDVEKIAHLACLGLNEADLPQTTAALNSILGLVDQMQAVNTDGIDPLAHPLEASQRLRADIVTERNNREAYQSIAPAVENGLYLVPKVID
- the gatA gene encoding Asp-tRNA(Asn)/Glu-tRNA(Gln) amidotransferase subunit GatA; translation: MHQMTLAEIARGLADKKFSSEELTKTLLARIAALDPKLNSFISLTEELALGQAKAADARRANGESGALLGAPIGHKDLFCTLGIRTSCGSKMLDNFKAPYDATVVAKLAEAGAVTLGKTNMDEFAMGSANESSYYGAVKNPWNLEHVPGGSSGGSAAAVAARLLPAATATDTGGSIRQPAAFTNLTGLKPTYGRVSRWGMIAYASSLDQGGPLARTAEDCAILLQGMAGFDAKDSTSIDEPVPDYSASLNTSIKGLRIGVPKEYFSAGLDPRIAELVHNSVKALEKLGAVIKEISLPNNQHAIPAYYVIAPAEASSNLSRFDGVRFGYRCEAPKDLTDLYKRSRGEGFGAEVQRRIMVGAYALSAGYYDAYYLKAQKIRRLVKNDFMAAFNEVDVIIGPTTPNPAWKLGAKNGDPVAAYLEDLYTITANLAGLPGLSMPAGFVDGLPVGVQLLAPYFQEGRLLNVAHQYQLNTDWHTRPPTGF
- the gatB gene encoding Asp-tRNA(Asn)/Glu-tRNA(Gln) amidotransferase subunit GatB is translated as MQWEVVIGLEIHTQLATQSKIFSGSATTFGSEPNTQASLVDLGMPGVLPVLNQEAVRMAVMFGLAIDAQIGQHNVFARKNYFYPDLPKGYQISQMELPIVGKGYLDIPLEDGTIKRVGVTRAHLEEDAGKSLHEEFNGATGIDLNRAGTPLLEIVSEPDMRSAKEAVAYVKTIHALVRYLGICDGNMAEGSLRCDCNVSVRPKGQVEYGTRCEIKNVNSFRFIEKAINTEVRRQIELIEDGGKVIQQTRLYDPNKDETRAMRSKEEANDYRYFPDPDLLPVVIEDSFLNDVRATLPELPPQKRERFQAQFGLSVYDASVLASSREQADYFEKVVSIAGDAKLAANWVMVELGSLLNKQGLEIDEAPVSAEQLGGMLLRIKDNTISGKIAKTVFEAMASGEGSADEIIDKRGLKQVTDSGAISAVLDEMLAANAEQVEQYRAADEAKRGKMFGFFVGQAMKASKGKANPQQVNELLKSKLEG
- a CDS encoding septal ring lytic transglycosylase RlpA family protein, giving the protein MKRLLGLCALFSLLTGCASGMIDPNGYDETGTASYYGAKHHGKKTASGEPFNQHAMTAAHRRLPFGTRVQVTNLANDKSVVVRINDRGPHTRGRLIDLSRQAAEQLGMLRSGTARVRVQALSN